One window of Brachybacterium ginsengisoli genomic DNA carries:
- a CDS encoding class II fumarate hydratase: MTQSTPAAQQDGYRIEHDTMGEVRVPAAALYRAQTQRAVENFPISGQGLEPAHIHALAQVKKAAARANKELGVLDGTIADAIVVAADSVIAGDYDDQFPVDTYQTGSGTSSNMNMNEVLATLATNAGTETHPNDHVNCSQSSNDVFPTSVHVAVTQGVVEQLLPALAHLAESLEKKAEAWKAVVKSGRTHLMDATPVTLGQEFGGYAASIRYGIERVEAALPRTAEVPQGGTAVGTGINTPIGFPQKVIANLVEQTSLPLTEARDHFEAQSNRDGLVEMSGALRTIAVSLTKICNDLRWMGSGPNTGLGEIAIPDLQPGSSIMPGKVNPVIPEAVLMVCAKIVGNDAAIAWGGAQGSFELNVQIPLMGTSLLESIRLLANASTALADKTVDGLVANEEKARFYAEASPSIVTPLNKLIGYESAAKIAKHAVAERISVREAVVALGFVERGELTEEQLDSALDVLSMTAPKA, from the coding sequence ATGACCCAGTCCACGCCCGCCGCGCAGCAGGACGGCTACCGCATCGAGCACGACACCATGGGCGAGGTCCGCGTGCCCGCCGCGGCCCTGTACCGGGCGCAGACCCAGCGTGCGGTGGAGAACTTCCCGATCTCCGGCCAGGGCCTCGAGCCCGCGCACATCCATGCGCTCGCCCAGGTGAAGAAGGCCGCCGCCCGCGCCAACAAGGAGCTCGGGGTCCTCGACGGGACCATCGCCGATGCGATCGTCGTCGCTGCGGACTCCGTGATCGCCGGCGACTACGACGACCAGTTCCCGGTGGACACCTACCAGACCGGCTCGGGCACCAGCTCGAACATGAACATGAACGAGGTGCTCGCGACCCTCGCCACGAACGCCGGCACCGAGACCCACCCCAACGACCACGTGAACTGCTCGCAGTCCAGCAACGACGTGTTCCCCACCTCCGTGCACGTCGCGGTCACGCAGGGCGTCGTCGAGCAGCTGCTCCCCGCCCTCGCGCACCTCGCGGAGTCCCTCGAGAAGAAGGCCGAGGCGTGGAAGGCGGTCGTGAAGTCCGGCCGCACCCACCTCATGGACGCGACCCCCGTGACCCTGGGCCAGGAGTTCGGCGGCTACGCGGCTTCCATCCGCTACGGCATCGAGCGCGTCGAGGCGGCCCTGCCCCGCACGGCCGAGGTCCCCCAGGGCGGCACCGCCGTGGGCACCGGCATCAACACCCCGATCGGCTTCCCGCAGAAGGTCATCGCGAACCTCGTCGAGCAGACCTCCCTGCCGCTGACCGAGGCGCGCGACCACTTCGAGGCGCAGTCCAACCGCGACGGCCTCGTGGAGATGTCCGGTGCGCTGCGCACCATCGCCGTCTCCCTCACGAAGATCTGCAACGACCTGCGCTGGATGGGCTCCGGCCCCAACACCGGCCTGGGCGAGATCGCGATCCCGGACCTCCAGCCCGGCTCCTCGATCATGCCCGGCAAGGTCAACCCCGTCATCCCCGAGGCCGTGCTCATGGTGTGCGCGAAGATCGTGGGCAACGACGCGGCGATCGCCTGGGGCGGTGCGCAGGGCTCCTTCGAGCTGAACGTGCAGATCCCGCTCATGGGCACGAGCCTGCTGGAGTCGATCCGCCTGCTCGCGAACGCCTCCACCGCGCTCGCCGACAAGACCGTCGACGGCCTGGTCGCCAACGAGGAGAAGGCCCGCTTCTACGCCGAGGCCTCCCCCTCGATCGTCACCCCGTTGAACAAGCTGATCGGCTACGAGTCCGCCGCGAAGATCGCGAAGCACGCCGTCGCCGAGCGCATCTCCGTGCGCGAGGCCGTCGTGGCGCTCGGCTTCGTGGAGCGCGGCGAGCTCACCGAGGAGCAGCTCGACTCGGCGCTCGACGTCCTCTCCATGACCGCGCCGAAGGCCTGA
- a CDS encoding DUF4245 domain-containing protein, whose translation MREADHETPEASEPTPAAAPTGDERPSDEREERPDESAEATGTARQDVPQAAQPKSAYELPSRKNTVLRNMVWALALTMAVVVVIGIAFFGVGSDHQRERLENSEVDVAASAERAEGIAPFPVAVPRPGEGWSERSARFTDGGSPRWVIQYSSPHEQLVTLTQESEVSSQLLSSALPGSVVEEELEIDGVSCELLRGGEQGAEKRGISCEGEGFGLLVHGGTDREELQDLAEAALADVQGDHAA comes from the coding sequence ATGCGCGAAGCCGATCACGAGACCCCCGAGGCATCGGAGCCGACGCCCGCCGCGGCTCCGACCGGCGACGAGCGCCCCTCCGACGAGCGGGAGGAGCGCCCCGACGAGAGTGCGGAGGCGACCGGGACGGCTCGCCAGGACGTCCCGCAGGCCGCGCAGCCGAAGTCCGCGTACGAGCTGCCGTCGAGGAAGAACACCGTGCTGCGCAACATGGTGTGGGCACTCGCGCTGACCATGGCCGTGGTCGTCGTCATCGGCATCGCCTTCTTCGGCGTGGGCAGCGACCACCAGCGGGAGCGCTTGGAGAACTCCGAGGTGGATGTCGCCGCGAGCGCCGAGCGTGCCGAGGGCATCGCGCCCTTCCCGGTCGCCGTGCCGCGGCCGGGCGAGGGCTGGAGCGAGCGCTCCGCGCGCTTCACCGACGGGGGGAGCCCGCGCTGGGTCATCCAGTACAGCTCGCCGCATGAACAGCTGGTCACCCTGACCCAGGAGTCCGAGGTGAGCTCTCAGCTGCTCTCCTCCGCGCTGCCCGGCAGCGTCGTCGAGGAGGAGCTCGAGATCGACGGCGTCTCCTGCGAGCTGCTCAGAGGTGGAGAGCAGGGGGCCGAGAAGCGCGGGATCTCCTGCGAGGGTGAGGGCTTCGGCCTGCTGGTCCACGGAGGGACCGATCGCGAGGAGCTGCAGGACCTGGCAGAAGCCGCGCTCGC
- a CDS encoding carbohydrate kinase family protein encodes MTATFLIVGEALTDIVIDVDGTRREHPGGSPMNVAVALSRLGHDAQLLTRIGDDARGDAIRAHLEASGVSLTPGSSVEAPTSTALARLDASGAATYEFDLLWDPRPAELPERVDAVHTSSIAAVLQPGAATVVDVLRRCHGTATISYDPNARPTLMGAPEAVRAQVEESIALCDVVKASDEDVAWLYDTEDVEGVVDSWRDLGPALTVLTRGGEGAVGFGGSGRVQVSPVVVDAVDTVGAGDTFSAGILDALAAKDLLGAQRRPELAAMPSDVLADVLRRAAALAAITVSRAGANPPWSHELT; translated from the coding sequence GTGACCGCGACATTCCTCATCGTCGGAGAAGCACTCACGGACATCGTCATCGACGTCGATGGCACGCGTCGAGAGCACCCCGGCGGATCCCCCATGAACGTGGCCGTGGCGCTCAGCCGTCTCGGCCACGACGCCCAGCTGCTCACCCGCATCGGAGACGACGCCCGCGGCGACGCCATCCGCGCGCATCTCGAAGCCTCCGGTGTGAGCCTCACCCCCGGCAGCTCGGTGGAGGCCCCGACCTCCACGGCGCTCGCGCGTCTCGACGCCAGCGGTGCGGCGACCTACGAGTTCGATCTGCTCTGGGATCCCCGTCCCGCCGAGCTGCCCGAGCGTGTCGACGCCGTGCACACCTCGTCGATCGCCGCGGTGCTGCAGCCCGGCGCCGCGACGGTGGTGGACGTGCTGCGGCGCTGCCACGGGACCGCGACCATCAGCTACGACCCCAACGCCCGACCCACCCTGATGGGGGCGCCCGAGGCGGTGCGCGCCCAGGTCGAGGAGAGCATCGCCCTGTGCGACGTGGTCAAGGCGTCCGACGAGGACGTCGCCTGGCTGTACGACACCGAGGACGTCGAGGGCGTCGTCGACTCCTGGCGCGATCTGGGACCGGCGCTGACCGTCCTGACCCGCGGCGGCGAGGGCGCCGTGGGCTTCGGCGGGAGCGGCCGCGTGCAGGTCTCCCCCGTCGTCGTCGACGCCGTCGACACCGTCGGCGCCGGGGACACTTTCTCCGCCGGAATCCTCGACGCCCTGGCAGCGAAGGACCTGCTGGGGGCGCAACGGCGCCCCGAGCTCGCCGCGATGCCCAGCGACGTGCTCGCCGACGTGCTGCGCCGCGCCGCGGCCCTCGCCGCGATCACCGTGTCCCGGGCCGGCGCGAACCCGCCGTGGAGCCACGAGCTCACCTGA
- a CDS encoding PhoH family protein, translating into MDETTIARETMPADGETASFRTTQRAEVIGAANPDGAPVVPSLLPGAAQQMLAEVETGVITYVLDTSVLLSDPLSLHRFAEHDIVLPIVVITELEAKRHHPDLGYFARQALRILDDLREQHGNLAQPLPIGKDGGHVHVELNHMSPASLPDGFRLGDNDTRILAVAKNLQLEGKNVVLVSKDLPMRIKASASGVHAEEYRAELARDRGYTGMVSTAVDEQTMTDLYDGQSVEIPEVAHHPVHTGLTITSPRGSALGRVTRDKQVTLVQGDQTVFGIAGRSAEQRVAIDLLQDESVGIVSLGGRAGTGKSALALCAGLEAVLERRTQRRIMVFRPLFAVGGQELGYLPGDQGEKMGPWGQAVFDTLGSMVSQNVIDEVLSRGMLEVLPLTHIRGRSLHDAFVIVDEAQSLERNVLLTMLSRIGQNSRVVLTHDIAQRDNLRIGRYDGIASVVEALKEKELFAHVTLQRSERSKVAELVTHVLDEPIP; encoded by the coding sequence ATGGACGAGACGACCATTGCCCGCGAGACGATGCCCGCCGACGGTGAGACCGCATCGTTCCGAACCACCCAGCGGGCGGAGGTGATCGGAGCCGCGAATCCCGACGGCGCACCGGTGGTGCCCTCGCTGCTGCCCGGCGCCGCGCAGCAGATGCTGGCCGAGGTGGAGACCGGGGTGATCACCTACGTGCTGGACACCTCCGTGCTGCTCTCGGACCCCCTGTCCCTGCATCGCTTCGCCGAGCACGACATCGTGCTGCCGATCGTGGTGATCACCGAGCTCGAGGCGAAACGCCATCACCCGGACCTCGGCTACTTCGCCCGCCAGGCCCTGCGGATCCTCGACGACCTGCGCGAGCAGCACGGCAATCTCGCCCAGCCGCTCCCGATCGGCAAGGACGGCGGGCACGTGCACGTCGAGCTCAACCACATGAGCCCCGCCTCGCTGCCGGACGGCTTCCGCCTCGGCGACAACGACACCCGCATCCTCGCCGTCGCGAAGAACCTCCAGCTCGAGGGCAAGAACGTGGTGCTCGTGTCGAAGGATCTGCCGATGCGCATCAAGGCCTCGGCCTCGGGCGTCCATGCCGAGGAGTACCGGGCGGAGCTGGCCCGCGACCGCGGCTACACCGGCATGGTCAGCACCGCCGTGGACGAGCAGACCATGACCGACCTCTACGACGGCCAGAGCGTCGAGATCCCCGAGGTCGCCCACCACCCCGTCCACACAGGACTGACCATCACCAGCCCGCGCGGATCGGCACTGGGGCGCGTGACCCGGGACAAGCAGGTCACGCTGGTCCAGGGCGACCAGACCGTGTTCGGGATCGCCGGGCGCTCCGCCGAGCAGCGGGTCGCGATCGACCTGCTGCAGGACGAGTCCGTCGGCATCGTCTCCCTCGGCGGCCGCGCCGGCACCGGCAAGAGCGCCCTCGCGCTGTGCGCAGGCCTCGAGGCGGTGCTCGAGCGACGCACCCAACGCCGGATCATGGTGTTCCGCCCGCTGTTCGCCGTGGGCGGGCAGGAGCTCGGCTACCTGCCCGGTGACCAGGGCGAGAAGATGGGGCCATGGGGCCAGGCGGTGTTCGACACCCTGGGGTCGATGGTCTCGCAGAACGTCATCGACGAGGTGCTCTCGCGCGGCATGCTCGAGGTGCTCCCGCTGACCCACATCCGCGGCCGCTCCCTGCACGACGCCTTCGTGATCGTCGACGAGGCGCAGTCCCTCGAGCGGAACGTGCTGCTGACCATGCTCTCCCGCATCGGCCAGAACTCGCGGGTGGTCCTCACCCACGACATCGCCCAGCGCGACAACCTCCGCATCGGCCGCTACGACGGCATCGCCTCCGTGGTCGAGGCCCTCAAGGAGAAGGAGCTGTTCGCCCACGTGACGCTGCAGCGCTCCGAGCGGTCCAAGGTGGCGGAGCTGGTCACCCACGTGCTGGACGAGCCGATCCCCTGA